A genome region from Senegalia massiliensis includes the following:
- the rnmV gene encoding ribonuclease M5, producing the protein MIKEVIVVEGKDDVSALKRAVDCEVITTGGFGYPDDLVERVKLAQKNRGVIIFTDPDFAGEKIRNFISSRVKGCKHAFLPQEKATLNDNIGIENAKPKDIIEALTGARYESSKKRNEFTKVDLLKNGLNGGSKASYRRAILGKILSIGYCNSKQFLKRLNNYGISRNEFEIALERIENIDGK; encoded by the coding sequence ATGATTAAAGAGGTTATAGTTGTTGAAGGTAAAGATGATGTATCTGCACTTAAAAGGGCAGTAGATTGTGAAGTTATAACTACAGGTGGATTTGGATATCCTGATGATCTTGTAGAAAGAGTTAAACTAGCACAGAAAAATAGAGGTGTAATAATTTTTACTGATCCAGATTTTGCAGGTGAAAAAATAAGAAATTTTATATCATCGCGTGTGAAAGGATGTAAGCATGCATTTTTACCACAAGAAAAAGCAACATTAAATGATAACATAGGAATAGAAAATGCTAAACCAAAAGATATAATAGAGGCTTTAACAGGTGCAAGATATGAATCAAGTAAAAAGAGAAATGAATTTACTAAAGTAGATTTATTGAAAAATGGATTAAATGGTGGAAGTAAAGCTTCTTATAGGCGTGCTATACTTGGTAAAATCCTCTCTATAGGATATTGTAATTCAAAACAGTTTTTAAAGAGACTTAATAATTATGGAATATCAAGAAATGAATTTGAAATAGCTTTAGAAAGGATTGAAAATATAGATGGAAAATAA